A genomic segment from Hippoglossus stenolepis isolate QCI-W04-F060 chromosome 3, HSTE1.2, whole genome shotgun sequence encodes:
- the si:ch211-117k10.3 gene encoding Krueppel-like factor 15 isoform X1, whose translation MVSLSSRTLILENDLFRDSSNSSMCSLGLGDGACSEGASLASCDSPGDLWVEDEEEEEDDDDGARLHIFLEPAEEEDPNFPEFPFHPSSPFSPTLEDIEEFLREKMELVKEGLMVPKEEACPLPCSSSDSPSSTTPPASSSDTCSDEGMGASHCTSSPNIPHNEQNSPSPADPSPSAQVTPSPSSLTPSMLMGAPLVLQLQPLPLAQPQTPAASPPAAQNSIWLTHLIMGLQGATGQNVTLLAPQVPSNPTTILSLNSGDIKSADQKYVKIAPLPITMRTVEIMGLTGVGVQASGLLKAMAPRVSRVPPTERVHKCAHPGCGKMYTKSSHLKAHFRRHTGEKPYTCSWPECGWRFSRSDELSRHRRSHSGIKPYECSLCEKKFARSDHLSKHTKVHRGSRPSRIIRATV comes from the exons ATGGTGTCTCTCAGCAGCAGAACGCTGATTCTGGAGAATGACCTGTTCAGggacagcagcaacagcagcatgtGCTCCCTCGGCCTGGGAGACGGAGCCTGCAGCGAGGGAGCCAGCTTGGCTTCTTGCGACAGCCCAGGGGACTTGTGGGtcgaagatgaggaggaggaggaagatgacgaTGATGGCGCTCGCCTGCATATTTTTCTAGAgccagcagaagaagaggatcCTAATTTTCCAGAATTTCCTTTCCACCCCTCTTCCCCATTCTCCCCGACCCTGGAGGACATAGAAGAGTTCTTGAGGGAAAAGATGGAGCTGGTCAAAGAGGGGTTAATGGTCCCAAAAGAGGAGGCCTGCCCTCTCCCATGCAGCTCCAGTGACTCTCCATCTTCCACTACGCCCCCGGCCTCCTCTTCAGACACTTGCAGTGACGAAGGGATGGGTGCCTCCCATTGCACTTCAAGCCCAAACATACCTCACAATGAGCAAAACAGCCCCAGCCCAGCTGACCCTTCCCCTTCTGCCCAAGTAACCCCCTCACCATCCAGCTTAACCCCCTCCATGCTCATGGGTGCTCCGCTggttctccagctccagccccTACCTCTGGCCCAGCCTCAGACCCCAGCAGCCTCTCCCCCCGCGGCCCAAAACAGCATTTGGCTCACTCATCTCATCATGGGGCTCCAGGGCGCCACAGGACAAAATGTCACCCTGCTGGCCCCCCAGGTGCCCTCCAACCCCACCACTATTTTATCACTAAACAGTGGAGATATCAAGTCAGCTGACCAGAAGTATGTGAAGATCGCCCCTCTGCCCATCACAATGAGGACTGTAGAGATTATGGGTCTGACTGGGGTTGGGGTCCAGGCCAGTGGCCTGTTGAAGGCCATGGCCCCTCGGGTGAGCAGAGTGCCTCCTACAGAGAGGGTCCATAAGTGCGCCCACCCAGGCTGTGGGAAGATGTACACGAAGAGCAGCCATCTGAAGGCTCATTTCCGCCGgcacacaggagagaagccCTACACGTGTAGCTGGCCTGAGTGTGGCTGGAG GTTCTCCCGGTCTGACGAACTCTCCCGTCACCGTCGCTCTCACTCCGGCATCAAGCCGTACGAGTGCTCGctgtgtgaaaaaaaattcGCCCGCAGTGACCACTTATCCAAACACACGAAGGTCCACCGTGGCTCCAGGCCCAGCAGGATTATCAGAGCCACCGTGTGA
- the si:ch211-117k10.3 gene encoding Krueppel-like factor 15 isoform X2, producing the protein MCSLGLGDGACSEGASLASCDSPGDLWVEDEEEEEDDDDGARLHIFLEPAEEEDPNFPEFPFHPSSPFSPTLEDIEEFLREKMELVKEGLMVPKEEACPLPCSSSDSPSSTTPPASSSDTCSDEGMGASHCTSSPNIPHNEQNSPSPADPSPSAQVTPSPSSLTPSMLMGAPLVLQLQPLPLAQPQTPAASPPAAQNSIWLTHLIMGLQGATGQNVTLLAPQVPSNPTTILSLNSGDIKSADQKYVKIAPLPITMRTVEIMGLTGVGVQASGLLKAMAPRVSRVPPTERVHKCAHPGCGKMYTKSSHLKAHFRRHTGEKPYTCSWPECGWRFSRSDELSRHRRSHSGIKPYECSLCEKKFARSDHLSKHTKVHRGSRPSRIIRATV; encoded by the exons atgtGCTCCCTCGGCCTGGGAGACGGAGCCTGCAGCGAGGGAGCCAGCTTGGCTTCTTGCGACAGCCCAGGGGACTTGTGGGtcgaagatgaggaggaggaggaagatgacgaTGATGGCGCTCGCCTGCATATTTTTCTAGAgccagcagaagaagaggatcCTAATTTTCCAGAATTTCCTTTCCACCCCTCTTCCCCATTCTCCCCGACCCTGGAGGACATAGAAGAGTTCTTGAGGGAAAAGATGGAGCTGGTCAAAGAGGGGTTAATGGTCCCAAAAGAGGAGGCCTGCCCTCTCCCATGCAGCTCCAGTGACTCTCCATCTTCCACTACGCCCCCGGCCTCCTCTTCAGACACTTGCAGTGACGAAGGGATGGGTGCCTCCCATTGCACTTCAAGCCCAAACATACCTCACAATGAGCAAAACAGCCCCAGCCCAGCTGACCCTTCCCCTTCTGCCCAAGTAACCCCCTCACCATCCAGCTTAACCCCCTCCATGCTCATGGGTGCTCCGCTggttctccagctccagccccTACCTCTGGCCCAGCCTCAGACCCCAGCAGCCTCTCCCCCCGCGGCCCAAAACAGCATTTGGCTCACTCATCTCATCATGGGGCTCCAGGGCGCCACAGGACAAAATGTCACCCTGCTGGCCCCCCAGGTGCCCTCCAACCCCACCACTATTTTATCACTAAACAGTGGAGATATCAAGTCAGCTGACCAGAAGTATGTGAAGATCGCCCCTCTGCCCATCACAATGAGGACTGTAGAGATTATGGGTCTGACTGGGGTTGGGGTCCAGGCCAGTGGCCTGTTGAAGGCCATGGCCCCTCGGGTGAGCAGAGTGCCTCCTACAGAGAGGGTCCATAAGTGCGCCCACCCAGGCTGTGGGAAGATGTACACGAAGAGCAGCCATCTGAAGGCTCATTTCCGCCGgcacacaggagagaagccCTACACGTGTAGCTGGCCTGAGTGTGGCTGGAG GTTCTCCCGGTCTGACGAACTCTCCCGTCACCGTCGCTCTCACTCCGGCATCAAGCCGTACGAGTGCTCGctgtgtgaaaaaaaattcGCCCGCAGTGACCACTTATCCAAACACACGAAGGTCCACCGTGGCTCCAGGCCCAGCAGGATTATCAGAGCCACCGTGTGA